A portion of the Pedobacter cryoconitis genome contains these proteins:
- the rpsO gene encoding 30S ribosomal protein S15 produces MYLSKEVKADIFKTHGEVETNTGSAEGQVALFTYRIAHLTGHLKKNRKDFSTQLSLQKLVGKRRGILAYLFKKDINRYRAIIKALGLRDIIKPLGSTRDSK; encoded by the coding sequence ATGTATTTAAGTAAAGAAGTAAAAGCCGACATTTTCAAAACTCACGGCGAAGTAGAAACTAACACAGGATCTGCTGAAGGACAAGTAGCGTTATTCACTTACCGTATCGCGCACTTAACAGGACACTTAAAGAAAAACCGTAAGGATTTTTCTACTCAATTGTCTCTTCAAAAATTAGTAGGTAAACGCCGTGGTATTTTGGCTTACCTGTTTAAAAAAGATATCAATCGTTACCGTGCTATTATCAAAGCTTTAGGGCTGAGAGACATTATCAAACCATTAGGTTCGACAAGAGATAGCAAATAA
- a CDS encoding acyl-CoA thioesterase, with product MEKTEYSVFETELSVRPDDIDMFNHVHNSKYFDYVLAARYHQMEKFYKMPMEDFLKSGFGWVVRTAHVDYKRPLILGDQLKIRTGIFTINDKGCRVQFEIENVRTGKIASDGWFDYVLIDTITGKGCKVSEDMIQAYSV from the coding sequence ATGGAAAAGACTGAATATAGTGTATTTGAGACAGAACTCAGCGTAAGGCCCGATGATATAGACATGTTTAACCATGTACACAACAGTAAATACTTTGACTACGTATTGGCCGCCCGTTACCATCAGATGGAGAAATTCTACAAAATGCCGATGGAAGACTTCTTGAAAAGCGGTTTCGGCTGGGTGGTCAGAACTGCCCACGTAGACTATAAAAGACCACTGATTTTAGGGGATCAGCTTAAAATAAGAACAGGCATTTTTACTATTAATGACAAAGGATGCCGCGTGCAATTTGAAATAGAAAACGTGCGTACAGGAAAAATAGCCTCAGATGGCTGGTTTGATTATGTTTTAATCGATACTATTACAGGAAAAGGCTGTAAAGTAAGTGAAGATATGATCCAGGCCTATTCTGTATAA